In Sporosarcina psychrophila, a genomic segment contains:
- a CDS encoding ABC transporter permease, which translates to MIAFAKRNILLYFRDKATVIFSLLAVIILIALYVLFLGDMTAKGLPDFPAKKAVLTTWFIAGILAVTSMTTTLGSFGILVEDRANKTYMDFYSSPISRTKLVGGYIISALVIGFIMCMITLLVSNLFLFVSGEVVLSFGKMMAASGVIILSVLASGSMVLLLVSFFKTSNAFAAASTVIGTLLGFLAGIYIPIGGLPDYIQSVVKLFPVSHSAALFRQLIMEAPLLEAFSTAPVAMKQAFEIDMGMLYDINGKKTTQLFSIMYLCGTTLLFFGLSLLVMRRKNK; encoded by the coding sequence ATGATCGCATTTGCTAAACGGAATATCTTATTGTATTTTCGGGATAAAGCCACTGTCATTTTCTCACTTCTAGCCGTCATTATTTTAATCGCATTGTACGTTTTATTCTTAGGGGATATGACCGCCAAAGGGCTTCCGGACTTCCCTGCAAAAAAGGCAGTGCTCACTACCTGGTTCATTGCTGGGATCCTAGCGGTAACCTCTATGACAACGACACTCGGCTCATTTGGCATCCTGGTAGAAGATCGCGCAAATAAAACATACATGGATTTTTACTCTTCCCCTATTTCAAGAACAAAGTTGGTGGGTGGCTATATCATCAGCGCATTGGTTATAGGTTTTATCATGTGTATGATTACGCTTCTTGTTTCAAATCTATTTCTCTTCGTTTCCGGAGAAGTGGTGCTGTCGTTCGGTAAAATGATGGCGGCAAGCGGTGTAATTATCTTATCCGTATTAGCTAGCGGATCAATGGTGCTTCTGTTGGTTTCCTTTTTCAAAACGTCAAATGCATTTGCCGCAGCAAGCACGGTTATCGGAACACTTCTTGGTTTTTTAGCTGGCATCTATATTCCGATTGGTGGACTGCCTGATTACATCCAATCAGTTGTCAAGCTGTTCCCGGTTTCCCATTCAGCCGCACTGTTTCGGCAATTAATAATGGAGGCACCCCTTCTAGAGGCCTTCTCTACCGCGCCAGTTGCCATGAAGCAAGCATTCGAAATTGATATGGGCATGTTATACGACATCAATGGTAAAAAAACTACCCAGTTATTTAGTATTATGTATCTCTGTGGTACAACATTGCTTTTTTTCGGACTATCGTTACTTGTTATGCGAAGGAAAAATAAATAA
- a CDS encoding ABC transporter ATP-binding protein — protein sequence MTNIIEVIGLSKSFGKIKAVNDISFYVEKGALFSFLGTNGAGKSTTISILLTLLQLDSGHVYVNGYTVGKHDQAIRQEIGVVFQESLLDPLLTVKENLAIRGSFYGMPRQERNVAITRVMDIVDIQSISNRPYGKLSGGQRRRVDIARALIHKPNILILDEPTTGLDPESRKNIWATILQLQKETGMTVFLTTHYIEEAANSDYVVVMKKGSIVAKGTPEQLKNNYSTDLLTISTERADELRSLLMLDGLDFDDEKSLFTIRLNHTTEAIPILVKFTSFISSFEVKKSSLDDVFIAINGKVGNPDDRIC from the coding sequence TTGACTAACATAATTGAGGTAATTGGATTGTCGAAATCATTCGGAAAAATAAAAGCTGTAAACGACATCAGTTTCTATGTAGAAAAAGGCGCCCTCTTTTCTTTTTTAGGTACGAATGGTGCTGGGAAATCGACGACTATTTCAATTCTCTTGACGCTCCTCCAGCTAGACAGTGGTCATGTCTATGTAAATGGTTATACTGTCGGCAAGCACGACCAAGCCATTCGCCAGGAAATCGGCGTCGTATTTCAAGAGAGCTTACTTGATCCTTTATTGACCGTCAAAGAGAATTTAGCGATTCGGGGATCTTTTTATGGGATGCCGCGGCAAGAACGTAACGTTGCGATTACTCGAGTTATGGATATCGTGGATATACAGTCTATTTCGAATCGACCTTATGGGAAATTATCAGGTGGACAACGACGACGAGTGGATATTGCGCGCGCCCTTATTCATAAACCGAACATCTTAATTTTAGACGAACCGACAACAGGGCTTGATCCAGAAAGTCGAAAAAACATATGGGCTACCATACTGCAACTTCAAAAAGAAACAGGTATGACTGTTTTTCTAACGACACATTACATTGAAGAAGCAGCAAACTCGGATTATGTTGTCGTTATGAAAAAAGGCAGCATCGTGGCAAAAGGAACTCCTGAACAGTTGAAAAATAACTATTCAACAGATTTACTGACAATTTCTACGGAGCGAGCAGATGAGCTGCGAAGCTTGCTCATGTTAGATGGATTGGATTTCGATGACGAAAAGTCGCTGTTTACTATCCGCCTTAATCATACGACGGAAGCGATACCAATTTTGGTGAAATTCACTTCTTTCATCTCATCTTTTGAAGTGAAGAAATCCAGTTTGGATGATGTTTTTATCGCCATCAATGGAAAGGTTGGGAATCCGGATGATCGCATTTGCTAA
- a CDS encoding LytTR family DNA-binding domain-containing protein — protein MIIRLTVNESNTYNEVEITINCPQIDNELERLIKQINQLHITLTGTKDGRTYSLLVDNVYYIESIDNRSFLYNEKDIYESDLKLYEIEKLLASTHFIRISKNLIVNTALIDSVRALFNGKFEASLMNSEKVIVNRHYVKSFKEKFLT, from the coding sequence ATGATCATTCGTTTGACAGTTAATGAATCCAATACCTATAACGAGGTTGAAATCACTATCAACTGTCCACAAATTGACAATGAACTTGAACGATTAATCAAACAGATTAACCAACTACATATAACCTTAACTGGAACAAAAGATGGGCGGACATATTCCCTTCTCGTCGATAACGTGTATTATATTGAATCGATTGATAACCGTTCGTTTCTTTACAATGAAAAAGATATCTACGAAAGTGACTTGAAGCTATACGAGATTGAGAAGTTGCTGGCAAGCACACATTTCATCCGCATTAGTAAAAACTTAATTGTCAATACAGCTCTAATTGACAGTGTGCGAGCCTTATTTAATGGGAAGTTTGAAGCGTCTTTGATGAACAGTGAAAAAGTCATCGTCAATAGACATTACGTCAAATCTTTCAAAGAAAAATTTTTAACGTGA
- a CDS encoding ABC-F family ATP-binding cassette domain-containing protein, with the protein MSQLIIENLTKTVGEKTLFKNIAFTVISGEKVGLLGINGTGKSTLLSIIAGVEQADSISAEHPNRYRIVYLPQEPEIDPDLTVMETVFKSDAPIIKVNLEYEYALQALSADPESTLNQEQYSKFQIEMDDLSGWDINSKARTILSKLGIETFDKKMGELSGGQKKRVTLAKVLIEPADLLLLDEPTNHLDVDSIMWLSDYLKNEQGAVIFVTHDRYFLDELSTNIYELADKTLYAHTGNYGNYLESKAIRAEMAASTDDKLRNRYRSELKWIRRGAKARSTKQKARIDRFDDLSEKVKKEDTGGEMEVALKSTRLGKKVIEAVGISKSFGGRKIIDNFSSILQSGDRIAVVGPNGAGKTTLLNMFSGESQPDSGIIDKGTTVKIAHFQQHTPIMDEKKRIIEYIRDTSNDIEGADGVRISASQMLERFLFPTQAHGTPIGKLSGGERKRLYLLKLLMEQPNVMLLDEPTNDLDLETLSVLETFIDTFPGVVITISHDRFFLDRTSTKLWVMDGSGDVDTWFGIYSDFLETYVPKEKVAHEPIVEVEIPVQQETKKKMSYAEKKEYETIESAIENVEKSIEATEAEMASTGSDYDKLRELTATLDELNGKYETLIERWSFLQELNKS; encoded by the coding sequence ATGAGTCAATTGATAATCGAAAACCTCACGAAGACTGTTGGGGAGAAAACATTGTTTAAAAATATAGCGTTTACGGTCATAAGCGGAGAAAAAGTAGGCCTACTCGGAATCAATGGAACAGGCAAATCGACGTTATTGTCAATCATTGCAGGAGTCGAACAAGCTGATTCGATTTCGGCCGAACATCCGAATAGATACCGTATTGTTTATTTACCACAAGAGCCAGAAATTGACCCGGACCTTACAGTGATGGAAACGGTGTTCAAGAGTGACGCACCGATTATCAAGGTCAACTTAGAGTACGAGTACGCACTTCAAGCACTTTCTGCGGATCCGGAATCTACACTAAACCAGGAACAATATTCAAAGTTTCAAATCGAGATGGACGATCTATCTGGTTGGGATATAAACTCAAAAGCACGGACGATTTTGTCGAAACTTGGTATTGAAACGTTCGATAAGAAGATGGGCGAGCTTTCAGGCGGACAGAAAAAACGGGTAACACTTGCAAAAGTATTGATTGAGCCTGCCGATCTCTTGTTACTCGATGAACCGACAAACCATCTCGACGTCGATTCAATTATGTGGCTGTCAGATTACTTGAAAAATGAACAAGGAGCTGTCATCTTTGTTACCCATGACCGCTACTTTTTGGACGAGTTATCCACCAATATTTATGAACTTGCAGATAAAACGTTATATGCACATACAGGTAACTACGGGAATTATCTTGAATCGAAAGCCATTCGTGCGGAGATGGCTGCATCGACGGACGATAAACTCCGAAATCGCTACCGTTCAGAACTGAAATGGATTAGACGAGGTGCGAAAGCGAGATCGACAAAGCAAAAAGCACGAATTGACCGCTTCGATGACCTATCGGAGAAAGTCAAAAAAGAAGATACGGGTGGAGAAATGGAAGTCGCGCTTAAGTCGACACGTCTTGGTAAGAAAGTGATTGAAGCGGTCGGCATCTCGAAGTCGTTCGGCGGAAGAAAAATCATTGATAATTTCTCTAGTATCCTTCAATCAGGTGATCGTATCGCTGTTGTCGGACCTAACGGGGCAGGGAAAACGACGTTATTGAATATGTTTTCTGGAGAAAGTCAACCGGACAGTGGAATCATCGACAAAGGAACGACAGTGAAAATTGCTCATTTCCAACAACACACGCCAATTATGGATGAGAAAAAGCGAATTATCGAATACATTCGTGATACGTCAAATGATATTGAGGGTGCTGATGGAGTACGAATTTCAGCTTCGCAAATGCTAGAACGGTTTTTATTCCCCACACAAGCACACGGGACACCCATCGGTAAATTATCAGGTGGCGAACGAAAAAGACTCTATTTGTTGAAACTGTTAATGGAACAACCTAACGTCATGCTTCTGGATGAACCGACAAATGACCTCGATCTTGAGACTCTTTCAGTACTGGAAACGTTCATCGATACATTCCCAGGCGTTGTCATCACCATTTCACATGATCGATTCTTCCTAGATCGAACATCAACAAAGCTATGGGTAATGGATGGATCAGGGGATGTCGACACATGGTTTGGTATCTATTCTGACTTCCTTGAAACCTATGTACCTAAAGAAAAAGTGGCACATGAGCCAATCGTTGAGGTAGAGATACCGGTTCAGCAGGAAACCAAAAAGAAAATGTCGTACGCTGAAAAGAAAGAGTACGAAACAATTGAATCAGCTATTGAAAATGTAGAGAAGTCAATCGAAGCTACGGAGGCAGAAATGGCATCCACTGGCTCCGATTACGATAAGCTAAGAGAACTGACGGCAACACTTGACGAATTGAACGGCAAATATGAAACACTCATTGAACGTTGGTCTTTTTTACAAGAATTGAATAAATCCTAA
- a CDS encoding conserved virulence factor C family protein — MKIVTIEPTPSPNSMKIVLDTELPKGTSHNYKKSDAETASYPASALLNIHGVKGIYHVMNFMAVERIGNVAWESILADVQAVFNEEKSDQTESMEEIDDNYGEVYVHVQTYKDIPLQVKVFDSESEERFGLSERFVQAMEKVHGREVENYILLRKWADYGIRYGEKAEIGETVIQEIEAAYPEERLLAIIRMANEGQSENIQRGRKISLEEFSVDQWETRFQLLDQIPDPDMSDAPLLERALDDEKMSIRRLATVYLGMIEDDAVIPYVEKALKDKSWAVRRTAGDCMSDLGFEGFEQAAIETLNDKNKLVRWRAAMFLYETGTDKALPALKEAENDLEFEVKLQIRMAIARIAEGEDAKGSVWKQMTEARTASKE, encoded by the coding sequence ATGAAAATCGTAACAATCGAACCAACACCAAGTCCCAATTCCATGAAAATCGTGCTCGACACAGAGTTACCAAAAGGGACGAGTCATAATTATAAAAAAAGTGATGCAGAAACAGCATCCTATCCAGCTTCAGCATTATTGAACATTCATGGCGTAAAAGGAATCTATCATGTCATGAACTTCATGGCCGTCGAGCGAATTGGTAATGTCGCATGGGAATCAATTCTTGCAGACGTTCAGGCTGTTTTCAATGAAGAGAAAAGTGATCAGACTGAATCTATGGAAGAGATTGACGACAACTACGGAGAAGTATACGTACACGTTCAGACCTACAAAGATATTCCCCTTCAAGTGAAAGTATTCGATAGCGAATCTGAGGAACGTTTTGGACTAAGTGAACGTTTTGTGCAAGCTATGGAAAAGGTTCATGGACGTGAAGTGGAAAACTATATATTATTGCGTAAATGGGCAGATTACGGAATCCGTTACGGAGAAAAAGCTGAAATTGGTGAAACGGTGATCCAAGAAATAGAGGCGGCGTATCCAGAAGAACGTTTGCTAGCGATTATCCGTATGGCAAATGAAGGACAAAGTGAAAATATCCAGCGCGGAAGAAAAATTTCACTGGAGGAGTTCTCAGTGGATCAATGGGAGACTAGATTCCAACTGCTGGATCAAATCCCTGACCCCGACATGTCGGATGCACCACTTCTCGAACGAGCACTGGACGATGAAAAGATGTCAATCAGACGCCTTGCAACGGTCTATCTTGGTATGATTGAAGACGACGCTGTCATTCCATATGTAGAAAAAGCGCTTAAAGATAAAAGTTGGGCAGTGCGTCGAACGGCTGGAGACTGCATGAGCGACCTTGGATTTGAAGGGTTCGAACAGGCGGCAATCGAAACATTGAATGATAAAAACAAACTGGTTCGTTGGCGTGCGGCTATGTTTTTATATGAAACAGGAACTGACAAGGCGTTGCCTGCTTTGAAAGAGGCTGAAAACGATTTAGAGTTTGAAGTGAAACTCCAAATCCGGATGGCCATTGCACGAATTGCTGAAGGTGAAGATGCTAAAGGTTCTGTTTGGAAGCAAATGACAGAGGCGCGTACGGCTTCAAAAGAGTAA
- a CDS encoding Bcr/CflA family multidrug efflux MFS transporter, producing MGPLKGNKRIRFALLLGTLAAMGPLTIDMYLPSFPTIVSAFDTTATYVQVSLTACLLGIGLGQLILGPMSDVHGRKKPLLIALIVYFVASVLCVFSPNIGFFIAARFLQGFAAAAGIVISRAVVRDLYSGRELTKFFALLMLINNLAPILAPVLGGGILAFTEWTGVFAVLSAIGFLLFVIVLWRMDETLPEEMRVPSNLSHTLKNFLSLLKNRQFMGYALAQGFIMAGIFAYVAGTPFVYQNIYGVSPQTFSILFGMNGFGLIIGTQVVGRLTGVVSEKRFLESGLFISITSGTLLLIAVLMNGPLFTIVVPIFFFVASIGVISTSSFSLAMEKQGHIAGSASALLGLLPFILGAITAPLVGIAGEETAIPMGAIIFASSLIAVLAYFGLSREKVEQN from the coding sequence ATGGGACCACTTAAAGGAAATAAACGAATACGATTTGCATTACTTCTCGGAACACTAGCAGCGATGGGTCCGTTAACAATTGATATGTATCTACCCTCATTCCCGACAATCGTAAGTGCTTTTGACACTACGGCTACCTATGTACAGGTAAGCCTAACCGCCTGCCTACTAGGTATCGGGTTAGGTCAACTTATTCTCGGCCCAATGAGTGATGTCCATGGACGGAAAAAGCCGTTACTTATTGCACTTATTGTCTATTTTGTCGCTTCAGTTTTATGTGTATTTTCCCCGAATATCGGGTTCTTCATTGCGGCACGTTTCTTGCAAGGCTTTGCTGCTGCTGCGGGTATCGTCATTTCAAGGGCTGTCGTCAGAGATTTATATAGCGGACGAGAATTGACGAAGTTTTTCGCTTTACTCATGCTAATTAATAACTTGGCGCCAATCCTCGCACCAGTTCTTGGAGGGGGCATCCTTGCGTTTACTGAGTGGACTGGTGTATTTGCGGTTTTAAGCGCAATCGGCTTTTTACTATTTGTCATTGTTCTATGGAGAATGGATGAAACATTGCCAGAAGAAATGCGCGTACCAAGTAATCTATCTCATACATTAAAAAACTTTCTGTCTCTGTTAAAAAACAGACAGTTCATGGGGTATGCACTTGCACAAGGTTTCATCATGGCCGGCATTTTTGCTTATGTCGCCGGGACACCGTTTGTTTATCAAAATATATACGGAGTCTCACCACAGACATTCAGCATATTATTCGGTATGAACGGATTTGGACTAATCATCGGGACCCAGGTAGTAGGACGCTTAACGGGTGTGGTCTCAGAAAAACGATTTTTGGAATCGGGTTTATTCATCTCTATCACTTCAGGTACATTGCTATTGATAGCCGTGTTAATGAATGGACCACTTTTCACAATTGTTGTACCTATCTTCTTTTTCGTCGCTTCGATTGGTGTCATTTCGACATCATCCTTTTCACTCGCAATGGAAAAGCAAGGGCATATTGCGGGTAGTGCATCCGCATTACTTGGTTTACTGCCATTCATTTTAGGCGCAATTACGGCACCACTTGTCGGAATAGCAGGGGAAGAAACCGCAATTCCGATGGGAGCCATTATCTTCGCTTCAAGTTTAATTGCAGTCCTCGCGTATTTCGGACTTTCAAGAGAAAAAGTCGAACAAAACTAA
- a CDS encoding N-acetylmuramoyl-L-alanine amidase family protein, with protein sequence MVKIVIDAGHGFNTPGKRSPDDEREWSFNNKVAKYAIAKLKTYKNVEILRVDDPTGQTDVPLAKRTTLANEWQADVYASIHHNTLTDKWGSHSGIETYTMDNPTANPKSKEIAGAIHPRIVMAMGLSDRGMKRANFHVLRESAMPAFLSEGGFMDSTVDILKLRDDHYLQAQGEAIAEGLAIYFKLQLLTASVGNQILSPKEGTNKLYTPSSQSLINSTSAVLKRLEKMPDGPLSATWHEKLLKGTLTDSDAIGLLYVAIERGLLVDGK encoded by the coding sequence ATGGTTAAAATCGTAATCGATGCTGGGCACGGATTCAATACACCAGGTAAACGTTCACCGGATGACGAACGGGAGTGGTCGTTTAACAATAAAGTAGCCAAATACGCTATTGCTAAACTAAAGACATACAAAAATGTGGAAATTCTACGTGTGGATGATCCGACCGGTCAGACAGATGTTCCGCTTGCTAAACGCACTACTCTAGCGAACGAATGGCAAGCCGATGTATATGCTTCTATCCATCATAATACCCTTACGGATAAGTGGGGCAGCCATAGCGGTATTGAAACATATACAATGGACAACCCAACAGCGAATCCAAAATCAAAGGAAATTGCTGGTGCTATTCATCCTAGGATTGTTATGGCCATGGGGTTGAGTGATCGTGGTATGAAGCGTGCCAACTTCCACGTTCTTCGGGAATCTGCTATGCCAGCATTCTTAAGTGAGGGAGGCTTTATGGATTCAACAGTTGACATACTAAAGTTACGGGATGATCACTATTTGCAAGCCCAAGGTGAGGCAATCGCAGAAGGATTGGCTATATACTTTAAATTGCAACTGCTAACTGCTTCCGTAGGCAATCAGATACTTTCACCAAAGGAAGGAACAAATAAGTTGTATACACCATCATCGCAATCACTTATCAATTCGACAAGCGCCGTTTTAAAACGACTTGAAAAGATGCCAGATGGCCCGTTATCAGCAACTTGGCATGAAAAGTTATTGAAGGGAACATTGACGGACTCGGATGCAATTGGGCTCTTGTATGTAGCGATTGAGCGTGGCCTTTTGGTAGATGGTAAGTAA
- a CDS encoding TolB domain-containing protein gives MKIDDKEEVLTVEKATYPYPPQWSFDGNLLLYQKEVEELVNEHKQTSNQLWVYDMKTKKHSKIFYDGRNPKWSPTENIVAFSDGGVLNVSDFKKFYNIALGVNDYEWQPDGKGFIASSSASLRPDGWTNPVLYTISIANGYQNIGNLTKNATEFFVIPKEVVKDDVKVPSINAESFAYSSDKQWISFFVTPTASWAMDSDMLCVISVDGKEFEVLDEVIWAFTPKWAYSENLLGYIAGGGRIVFGFKNKNLKVTEISTYHSINLTPKNYAEMDFSWVNDSSLIVSRVKESEWSNDAEKRPKASLYFLTLAGQKQLKITTPPKNKGDYKPEYLPSIDKITWLRKSDFVSAKGDLWVADIDGGNANLWIRDIGLYTFFPSE, from the coding sequence GTGAAAATTGATGATAAAGAAGAAGTACTGACTGTTGAAAAAGCAACATACCCTTATCCTCCACAATGGTCCTTCGATGGGAACTTGCTTCTTTATCAAAAAGAAGTCGAGGAATTAGTAAATGAACATAAACAGACCTCAAATCAATTGTGGGTATATGATATGAAAACAAAAAAGCACAGTAAAATCTTTTATGATGGACGAAATCCAAAATGGTCTCCAACTGAAAATATTGTTGCTTTTAGTGATGGTGGCGTATTGAATGTATCGGATTTTAAGAAATTCTATAATATTGCTTTAGGAGTAAACGATTACGAATGGCAGCCTGATGGGAAGGGTTTTATTGCCTCCTCTAGTGCTTCTCTTCGGCCGGATGGATGGACCAATCCTGTCCTGTATACGATTTCTATAGCGAATGGTTATCAAAACATCGGAAATTTAACGAAAAACGCGACAGAATTCTTCGTGATTCCAAAAGAAGTAGTGAAAGACGACGTGAAAGTTCCTTCGATAAACGCGGAATCATTTGCTTATTCTTCAGATAAACAATGGATATCCTTCTTTGTGACTCCAACAGCTTCATGGGCGATGGATAGTGATATGCTATGTGTGATTTCTGTAGACGGAAAAGAATTTGAAGTATTAGATGAAGTTATCTGGGCATTCACTCCAAAATGGGCATATAGCGAAAACTTACTCGGTTATATTGCCGGCGGCGGAAGAATTGTTTTTGGTTTTAAAAATAAAAATCTAAAGGTAACGGAAATTTCCACTTATCATTCTATAAACCTAACGCCAAAAAACTATGCGGAGATGGATTTTTCATGGGTTAATGATAGTTCGCTTATTGTTTCAAGGGTAAAGGAAAGTGAGTGGTCAAATGACGCTGAGAAACGCCCTAAAGCTTCCTTATACTTTTTAACGCTAGCTGGTCAAAAACAACTAAAAATAACGACACCACCAAAAAATAAAGGTGATTATAAGCCCGAATATTTACCTTCAATCGATAAAATAACTTGGTTACGAAAAAGCGATTTCGTTTCTGCTAAAGGTGATTTATGGGTGGCTGATATTGATGGTGGCAATGCAAATTTATGGATACGTGATATAGGGTTGTACACCTTTTTCCCCTCGGAGTAA
- a CDS encoding BrxA/BrxB family bacilliredoxin, translated as MNAYDDYMKGIVKPMREELAQNGFTELTTAEAVEETMKTLEGTALVVINSVCGCAAGLARPAVREALQEAEHKPNHLFTVFAGQDKEATAMMREYFPEVPPSSPSIALWKDGALAYFIPREQIENFEMGQIKDHLSEVLDQVCK; from the coding sequence ATGAACGCTTACGATGATTACATGAAGGGCATCGTTAAACCGATGCGTGAAGAACTTGCACAAAATGGATTTACGGAACTGACGACGGCTGAGGCTGTTGAAGAAACAATGAAGACACTTGAGGGGACAGCTCTTGTCGTTATCAACTCGGTTTGTGGATGTGCCGCAGGTCTTGCACGTCCAGCAGTAAGGGAAGCATTACAGGAAGCTGAACATAAACCAAATCACTTGTTCACAGTATTTGCAGGACAAGATAAAGAAGCTACAGCTATGATGCGGGAATATTTCCCTGAAGTACCTCCTAGCTCACCTTCTATCGCACTTTGGAAAGATGGGGCACTTGCGTACTTTATTCCAAGGGAACAAATTGAGAATTTTGAGATGGGGCAAATTAAAGACCATCTATCGGAAGTACTCGATCAAGTTTGTAAATAA
- a CDS encoding class I SAM-dependent methyltransferase gives MSTVITTAGRPDDQSLQLALEASETLGYPIVERKKQAVSRIQNTHSSDVIVAGKNRYDLYRIGMDEPFFFHPNSAAFRLKRLLNGEMDPLIEIAQLQEDDSFLDCTLGLGSDSIIASFVTGESGKVLGVEADPAVAFITRRGLRSFPSESEQLVQAMTRIEVVQSEAIEFLSHQADSSWDIVYMDPMFHAPITESSNFTPLRQAGVHSVLTDDWIKQALRVCKRRVVVKDRFDSPVFEQFNMQRKIRPNTKFHFAFIEK, from the coding sequence ATGAGTACAGTCATCACGACCGCTGGCAGGCCTGATGATCAATCGCTGCAGCTAGCACTAGAAGCGTCTGAAACTCTAGGCTATCCTATTGTCGAACGTAAAAAGCAAGCGGTTTCCCGAATACAAAACACGCACAGTTCGGATGTTATTGTAGCGGGAAAAAACCGCTATGATTTGTATCGTATTGGAATGGATGAACCGTTTTTCTTTCATCCCAATTCTGCAGCGTTTAGATTGAAAAGGCTATTGAATGGTGAAATGGATCCGTTAATTGAGATAGCTCAATTACAAGAAGATGATTCGTTTCTCGATTGTACACTTGGGCTTGGATCCGACAGTATCATTGCTTCTTTCGTTACAGGTGAAAGCGGCAAAGTGTTGGGCGTCGAAGCAGACCCAGCTGTCGCGTTCATAACCAGACGAGGACTGCGCTCGTTCCCATCTGAGTCGGAGCAACTAGTTCAGGCCATGACTCGAATTGAGGTCGTCCAGTCGGAAGCGATTGAGTTTTTGAGCCATCAAGCTGATTCATCGTGGGATATTGTCTATATGGATCCGATGTTTCATGCACCTATTACGGAATCGTCTAATTTTACGCCGCTGCGTCAAGCTGGGGTACATAGTGTGCTGACAGATGACTGGATCAAGCAAGCACTTCGTGTATGTAAACGACGTGTTGTTGTGAAAGACCGGTTTGATTCACCCGTATTCGAGCAATTCAATATGCAGCGAAAAATCAGACCGAATACGAAGTTTCATTTCGCTTTTATCGAAAAATGA
- a CDS encoding YpjP family protein: MKKWLQKTLIVAVALLTFGAISPNHEIWTNLQDKDVSKHAVGPSRSNDYSIGLEDSLVDDSLEDNSDSIEDLFITSAKKLSYMKFGTKVGPVIADEFDSVIFPKIEEAIQSTLASSGDVHKRRLAISEKPAGDYSEKIFNVYDLEDRKDLIRFHVRTEKRPKDGYYYNFHYHIAADEFTAHYSIGDIYWAKDTPPKWLS; encoded by the coding sequence ATGAAAAAGTGGTTACAAAAAACGCTCATTGTTGCCGTAGCATTATTGACATTCGGTGCGATTTCACCGAATCATGAAATTTGGACAAACTTGCAAGACAAAGATGTTTCGAAGCACGCAGTAGGACCATCACGAAGTAATGATTATTCGATTGGATTAGAAGACTCGTTAGTCGATGATAGTTTAGAAGATAATTCGGATTCAATAGAAGATTTATTTATCACGTCTGCGAAGAAGCTATCATACATGAAATTTGGAACAAAAGTCGGCCCGGTAATCGCCGATGAGTTTGACAGTGTTATTTTCCCGAAAATTGAGGAAGCCATCCAATCGACACTTGCAAGTTCAGGAGACGTACATAAACGCCGACTTGCTATCAGTGAAAAACCTGCCGGAGACTACTCAGAGAAAATTTTCAATGTATACGACCTAGAAGACAGAAAAGATCTTATCCGTTTCCACGTACGTACTGAAAAAAGGCCAAAAGACGGCTACTACTACAATTTTCACTATCATATTGCCGCTGATGAATTTACAGCTCATTATTCAATCGGTGATATCTATTGGGCAAAAGACACACCACCGAAATGGTTATCCTAA
- a CDS encoding tyrosine-type recombinase/integrase, whose product MFITYAGEPLGERYMKRVIDLICEKEKITHFTPHYFRHTFVTIQLSNNIPISTVAALVGDTPETIYKTYAHSFEKDEIQASNLMDEIVSLDSFEKDKE is encoded by the coding sequence ATTTTCATTACTTACGCCGGAGAACCCCTTGGAGAACGGTACATGAAGCGTGTGATCGACTTGATATGCGAAAAAGAAAAAATTACCCACTTCACACCCCATTATTTTAGGCATACATTCGTTACGATCCAGTTATCAAATAACATACCGATTTCCACTGTTGCAGCACTAGTGGGAGATACCCCCGAAACGATTTATAAAACATATGCTCACTCGTTTGAGAAAGATGAAATTCAGGCATCTAATTTAATGGATGAAATCGTCAGTTTAGATTCTTTCGAAAAAGATAAAGAGTGA